A region of the Gammaproteobacteria bacterium genome:
GCCAGAGCTCTACCCCGGCGAGCGAGCCGTGTGCATGCACCTTCTCTGTCATCAACCGCAGGTTGCAAACATCGTCATCATCGCGCAGGCTGGCGTGCGGATAGGGGGTATCATCGGAACTCGCATCGATCGAGCAATACTCGGTACAGACTACCCCCCAGCCACCTTCTGCCTTGACGCCACGCATCGCGGCCATCATTTGCGGTCGGTGATAGCCCGTGCCGGAACAATGCGGCACCTGGTAGAACCGGTTGGGAGCTGTAACCGGCCCTATTTTCAGTGGCTCGAACAGCGGATCGTAGCGCGGGTCACGCGTCATGGACTAAGTTTACGGCCGCCACTTTCCCCTGGGCTAACAGGCGTTCGTTAACCTGCCGCAGGCTGCCCGCGGCGGGGGCCTCGTCAAGTGAAACCACCGGCAATATTTCGCGCAATCGGTTTTGAAACGAACCTATCCCCAGTTCCAGATCCGATAGTAGAACACCATCAAACGCGCTCGAGCGCATGCCTGCGGCCGCCCACTCGATCAGTCGTATATCTTCTTTGCCGACATCCGAGTTGATATCGCGGTTGAGTTCGCGCGCTTTTTTCATTTCGGGGCGGTCGTCAGGCAGGGCATAGGTCACGCCCGCCATAACGCTCTGCTGGTTCCCGGTCGGGTAAATCTGGTAAATCTCGATCTGGTCAGGGAACAGCGTCAGCACGAAACCGGGAAACAGACCCCAGTAGATCCACAGATTTTGATGCGACTCCGGCAGATAACTTTCCGCGGGTAATGCCGCGACGTAGTCACGATTGCGCTGCAGGCGATGCTTGCGCTGATTGATAACGCCATAAGTCCGGTTCAAGCTACCCTCGAGTGGTTGATCGGTATAAGTCGAGCCTACCAGGTCGAACAACTCGGGATGGCCAACCGGCACATGGTAACCCTCGTTGTCGATATCGAGTACCGCTTTCCAGTCGAGATCAAAATTGTATTGATAGGGTTCGTCAAGCAGCTGCATTTCGTCGATGCGATAAAGCCCGATTTCTTCCGCCGCGTCGGCAAAAAGCTCAGCGACTGATTGACCATCACCGCCGAAACGCACAAATATCATGCCCTGCCAGACTTCGCAGTCGAGCGGCTTAAGTCCGAACTGCGATTTGTCGATTTCGGGGAAAGCGTTTGCCTTCGGAATGTTTTTAAGCGTGCCATCCAGGCTGTATGACCAACCGTGAAACGGGCAGATGAAAGCCTTGCCGCAATGTCCTTTGTCGTCGGCGACGACGCGCGATGCGCGATGCCGGCAAACGTTATGAAATGCTCGCACTTGCCCGCCCTGGTCGCGCACCACGACGGCGCGTTCGTTGGCCATCGCGAAACACTGGTAGTCGCCGCTGTTGGGCAGGTCGGAAATATGCGCAACAAACATCCAGTTGCTCAGGAATACCTGCTCCATTTCGAGCTGGGTCAATTCGTCATTGTTATAAGTCCAGGCAGGCAAGCCTTTGCGGCTACCCGCCTCTTGATATATTTCCTGTGCAGATACAAATTTCATCACTTAACCTCGAGGGATACCTGGAACCACATCTGTTCGAATTAATGCCTGCTGACTAGGCAGCCGGAGATGGATGGTGATGACCGCCGGACTGGTGATCCGCCTCCAGCGAGTTCACTTCTTCCATTGCCAGCAGTATTCCCTGGCGCAAAATTGAAACCATCTCATCGATTTGCTCTTTGGTGATGGTCAATGGCGGTGACATCACGCACATATTGATGATCGGCCGCACAATCAATCCCATCGCCTGGCAATGCTTATCGATCAGGTTGCCGACTTCATAGTCCATGGCCAGATCGCCGCTACCCTGCTTCAACTCGCATTCGACACAGGCCATCAATCCCTTGCCAC
Encoded here:
- a CDS encoding aromatic ring-hydroxylating dioxygenase subunit alpha, giving the protein MKFVSAQEIYQEAGSRKGLPAWTYNNDELTQLEMEQVFLSNWMFVAHISDLPNSGDYQCFAMANERAVVVRDQGGQVRAFHNVCRHRASRVVADDKGHCGKAFICPFHGWSYSLDGTLKNIPKANAFPEIDKSQFGLKPLDCEVWQGMIFVRFGGDGQSVAELFADAAEEIGLYRIDEMQLLDEPYQYNFDLDWKAVLDIDNEGYHVPVGHPELFDLVGSTYTDQPLEGSLNRTYGVINQRKHRLQRNRDYVAALPAESYLPESHQNLWIYWGLFPGFVLTLFPDQIEIYQIYPTGNQQSVMAGVTYALPDDRPEMKKARELNRDINSDVGKEDIRLIEWAAAGMRSSAFDGVLLSDLELGIGSFQNRLREILPVVSLDEAPAAGSLRQVNERLLAQGKVAAVNLVHDA